Proteins found in one Sporosarcina sp. FSL K6-3457 genomic segment:
- a CDS encoding PepSY domain-containing protein yields the protein MKIIKKPWFIPIVLTIGILAVGGYYTKHLVSKAETLPENEIRKQLEETYGGKVERLSLDGTLFEVELSRNKDVYLATVDAETGKVLSLIQTKEVIEEETPIASVEEDDITDEPNNTETVGQDKAPTDEVAAEPKTVVTESKQPIPSQPKATTTEPAKVVVPESNPKTSTNQTTSPKTSTTVLISEKQAIKIALGQLKGEVEDIEFVQTSDGGYYLVEIDDDDQDDEATFQIHAISGKILSVTWDD from the coding sequence ATGAAAATCATTAAGAAGCCTTGGTTTATCCCTATTGTGTTGACCATTGGTATTTTGGCGGTTGGTGGATACTATACGAAGCATTTGGTTTCGAAAGCGGAAACCTTACCTGAAAATGAAATTCGCAAGCAGCTTGAAGAAACATACGGTGGTAAGGTGGAGAGATTATCCTTAGATGGGACATTGTTTGAAGTGGAATTGTCTCGCAATAAGGATGTCTATTTAGCGACGGTTGACGCTGAGACTGGGAAAGTACTTTCGTTGATTCAAACAAAAGAAGTGATAGAGGAAGAGACACCAATTGCCTCTGTAGAGGAAGACGATATCACAGATGAACCTAACAATACTGAAACAGTCGGGCAAGACAAAGCGCCAACAGATGAGGTAGCAGCAGAACCTAAAACGGTAGTAACGGAGTCAAAGCAGCCAATACCATCTCAACCTAAAGCAACAACAACAGAGCCTGCAAAAGTAGTGGTGCCCGAATCTAATCCTAAAACAAGCACTAATCAGACGACATCGCCTAAAACATCGACTACTGTGCTCATTTCAGAAAAACAAGCGATAAAAATTGCACTGGGTCAATTGAAGGGAGAGGTGGAAGACATTGAGTTTGTCCAAACAAGTGATGGCGGCTACTATTTAGTTGAAATCGATGACGACGATCAAGATGACGAAGCTACTTTTCAAATACATGCGATTTCGGGCAAAATCCTGTCTGTGACATGGGATGATTAA
- a CDS encoding EutP/PduV family microcompartment system protein yields the protein MKNRAMLIGAIGAGKSTLTNALLGKKVEAVKTQTLIYHDWIVDTPGEYTENPFFYKNIMATALEVTHVLYLQDATNGKIIFPPGFSTGIAKLPIGVITKSDHPNADIERAVGMVKSVITSGPIVITSSVEGIGIEYLRELVKLNNMAAMKNFVVAAKDEKLIFTDFLYNSRNV from the coding sequence ATGAAAAATAGAGCCATGCTAATTGGTGCGATTGGTGCTGGGAAATCCACATTGACGAATGCGTTATTAGGGAAAAAAGTTGAAGCTGTTAAAACGCAGACGCTCATTTATCATGATTGGATTGTAGATACGCCTGGGGAATATACAGAAAATCCATTTTTCTATAAAAACATTATGGCAACCGCTTTAGAAGTCACGCATGTTTTGTACTTGCAGGATGCAACAAACGGTAAAATTATTTTTCCACCTGGATTTAGTACAGGGATAGCGAAGCTGCCGATTGGTGTCATTACTAAAAGTGACCATCCAAATGCGGACATCGAGCGAGCCGTTGGAATGGTGAAGTCAGTCATTACCAGTGGCCCCATTGTGATAACTTCGTCAGTTGAAGGAATTGGCATAGAGTATTTAAGAGAATTGGTAAAGTTAAATAATATGGCTGCCATGAAAAATTTCGTGGTAGCGGCTAAAGATGAAAAACTTATATTCACAGACTTCCTTTACAATTCGCGTAATGTTTGA
- a CDS encoding ANTAR domain-containing response regulator has protein sequence MRKKILIAEDESIIRMDIKMMLEDHGYEVVAEAGDGDRAIELAFLHRPDLVLMDIKMPKINGLQASQIIGKQLDLPILIITAYSQKEFVTKAQQDNIVGYLVKPIAESNLIPAVEIALHQADKAKRLKGEISDAQQEVEKRKLIERAKGLLMTREQLTEQEAFKLMRDSSMSRQLTMESIAEEIIAAHK, from the coding sequence ATGAGAAAGAAAATACTGATAGCTGAAGATGAATCCATCATTCGAATGGATATTAAAATGATGCTAGAGGATCATGGTTACGAAGTAGTTGCTGAAGCGGGAGATGGGGACAGAGCAATCGAACTAGCCTTTCTTCATAGACCGGATCTTGTATTAATGGATATAAAAATGCCGAAAATCAACGGCTTACAGGCCAGTCAAATTATTGGCAAACAATTGGATCTACCTATCCTAATTATTACTGCTTATAGTCAAAAGGAATTTGTTACGAAAGCACAGCAGGATAACATTGTAGGGTATTTGGTTAAACCGATTGCGGAGTCTAATCTAATACCAGCGGTTGAAATAGCCCTGCATCAAGCAGATAAGGCGAAACGACTAAAGGGGGAAATCAGCGATGCTCAACAGGAAGTTGAAAAGAGAAAGCTGATTGAACGGGCGAAAGGGCTTCTGATGACGAGGGAGCAGTTGACAGAACAGGAAGCATTCAAGCTAATGAGGGATTCAAGCATGTCTAGGCAGCTGACAATGGAGTCGATTGCGGAAGAAATTATCGCAGCACACAAGTAA
- a CDS encoding sensor histidine kinase, whose amino-acid sequence MKDSTLEQLCNLYTELTEEDIRILKNTASTLQMYADLSDAYMFIDCKMKDSENAIVVAEAFPKSVESVYENSVVGKIVFDTFEPGVFYSYRQGKKSVIRQAVTQEGRSVEQSVVPIKNDSHEVIGVLIQEKEVDYPAVNQNNQQKDSLGQGSIDYVMGDNSNDMPMVSDLLMEIFLLTDNENKLIYANPVGVKFITEMSRTEEIQNRNLVGLLPFLNPVYNQQDDVFVFELTVDHKNLVVKKVRLRKKDKMRGTLLIIQDLTELRTKEKELMMKSVVIQEIHHRVKNNLQTVASLLRLQMRRGFPEESRSYFEDTLNRIFSISSVYELILANEDAEDDDVNIIELTRKVCSTMVINELHKKVNLIISSNGNRILTSSRKAVSIALIVNELVQNSLKHAFPEDEQGEIVVDFLSNKDFLELHIFDNGVGMREPKTSLGLEIVHNLVVNDLNGEFSYLPENIGTHAVITFPVSPEVIIYYEKENTDS is encoded by the coding sequence GTGAAGGATTCCACGCTAGAGCAGCTATGTAATTTATACACTGAATTGACGGAGGAAGACATTCGTATATTAAAAAATACTGCATCGACTTTGCAAATGTATGCGGATTTGTCGGATGCCTATATGTTTATCGATTGTAAGATGAAAGATAGTGAGAATGCAATCGTTGTGGCGGAGGCTTTTCCAAAGTCGGTGGAATCTGTATACGAAAACTCTGTAGTGGGGAAAATAGTTTTCGATACTTTTGAACCGGGTGTATTTTATAGTTACCGTCAAGGGAAGAAGTCGGTCATTCGCCAGGCAGTGACACAGGAAGGTAGATCTGTGGAACAAAGTGTTGTGCCCATTAAAAATGATTCACATGAGGTTATTGGTGTTCTTATTCAAGAAAAGGAAGTCGATTATCCGGCAGTTAATCAAAATAATCAACAAAAGGACTCGTTAGGTCAAGGATCAATAGACTATGTGATGGGCGATAATAGTAATGATATGCCAATGGTTTCTGACTTGCTTATGGAAATATTTTTATTAACTGATAACGAAAATAAATTAATCTATGCTAATCCAGTAGGTGTGAAATTCATTACTGAAATGAGTCGTACAGAAGAAATTCAAAATAGGAATTTAGTAGGATTATTGCCCTTCTTAAATCCGGTTTACAATCAGCAAGATGATGTGTTTGTTTTTGAATTAACAGTAGATCACAAAAACTTAGTTGTGAAAAAGGTTCGACTACGCAAGAAGGATAAGATGAGAGGGACATTGCTCATTATCCAGGATTTAACGGAGCTGCGCACAAAGGAAAAAGAGCTGATGATGAAATCAGTCGTTATCCAAGAGATTCATCACCGAGTGAAAAATAATCTTCAGACAGTTGCAAGTTTACTCAGATTACAAATGAGAAGAGGATTTCCGGAGGAAAGTAGATCTTATTTTGAAGATACTTTGAATCGTATTTTTAGTATTTCTTCGGTGTACGAGCTCATTCTTGCCAATGAAGATGCGGAAGATGATGATGTCAACATCATTGAATTGACAAGGAAAGTCTGCTCGACAATGGTTATAAATGAGCTACATAAAAAAGTTAACTTGATTATTTCTTCAAATGGCAATAGAATATTAACATCATCTAGGAAAGCGGTTTCAATTGCCTTAATCGTCAATGAGCTCGTTCAGAATTCATTAAAACATGCTTTTCCAGAAGATGAGCAAGGCGAAATTGTTGTGGATTTTCTATCAAACAAAGATTTTTTGGAGCTTCATATTTTCGACAACGGCGTTGGGATGAGGGAGCCTAAAACTTCACTTGGATTGGAGATTGTTCATAACTTAGTAGTCAATGATTTGAATGGTGAATTTAGTTATTTACCGGAAAACATAGGAACACATGCAGTCATTACGTTTCCAGTAAGTCCGGAGGTTATTATTTATTATGAGAAAGAAAATACTGATAGCTGA
- a CDS encoding MBL fold metallo-hydrolase, producing MKITPIGIWGGYPKANSATSSFLIEHEGFNCLIDCGSGVLSSLQNYLPLEKLDAVVISHYHADHIADIGSLQFSRLINFYLGKSAPALPIYGHVQDQDNFDKLSYKEQTVGVAISEDDVIQIGPFEVSFCRTIHPVYCLAMKFSVAGHSIVLTADTEWRDELVDFARGTNLLISEANLYEEHVGKAPGHMGGSEAGKLASLSSAKQLILTHLPLHGQIEDILEAASLNYDGPAEVAIVGKTYEIF from the coding sequence ATGAAAATTACACCTATCGGCATTTGGGGCGGTTATCCGAAAGCTAACAGCGCGACATCGTCTTTTCTAATTGAGCACGAGGGATTTAATTGCTTAATCGATTGTGGGAGTGGGGTCCTTTCCTCGCTGCAAAATTATTTACCGTTAGAAAAATTGGATGCAGTTGTCATCAGCCATTATCATGCAGATCATATTGCGGATATTGGCAGTTTGCAATTTAGTCGGCTCATTAATTTCTATCTCGGCAAGTCAGCACCTGCTTTGCCGATTTACGGGCATGTTCAAGATCAAGATAATTTCGACAAGCTATCGTATAAAGAACAGACCGTAGGCGTAGCCATTTCAGAAGATGATGTCATCCAAATCGGTCCATTTGAAGTATCATTTTGTCGAACAATCCACCCTGTTTACTGTCTTGCCATGAAGTTTAGCGTCGCTGGCCACTCGATTGTACTAACTGCCGACACCGAATGGCGAGATGAGCTTGTCGATTTCGCACGAGGGACAAATTTGTTAATTAGCGAGGCAAATTTGTATGAAGAGCATGTTGGTAAAGCACCAGGGCATATGGGTGGCAGTGAGGCGGGGAAATTGGCTAGCTTGTCGAGTGCTAAACAACTTATCCTCACACACTTACCCTTGCATGGACAAATTGAAGATATTTTGGAGGCGGCTAGCCTGAACTATGATGGTCCTGCTGAAGTTGCTATCGTCGGAAAGACGTACGAAATCTTCTAG
- the eutH gene encoding ethanolamine utilization protein EutH: MAMIGTVIVYIIMVCAVLGAFAAIKNPEEGLGKEFMSGMHAVGHIFIPAAGIMASIPYLTWFISKFIGPLFDAIGADPAIAATTILASDMGGYQLANALKTSYEGWVMAMIVGYMAGATIVFSIPMGLAMLDKRDHKYMALGVMSGVLTIPIGAFIASVLVVLFNTEIRDVISTTSESTYEFVISYGQILINLLPLLIFVVVIAAGLKFFPRGMIAGFMLFGRIMDAAIKLVLVFSIVEIFTGVFTTVFGAWGFDPIMADEADQFRALETAGYIGIMLAGAFPMVYLLRKYAAKPLEAGGRKLGLSSVGSAGILATMANILAMFSLVRYMRPKDKVINIAFAVCAAFLLGDHLSFTANFQPNIILPVIIGKLAAGICAIGIAYWLSVPTALKLEEKDRAEGVIRPGEYLGDDNAEEILKAQS, encoded by the coding sequence ATGGCGATGATTGGAACGGTAATTGTATATATTATAATGGTTTGTGCAGTCTTAGGGGCATTCGCAGCAATTAAAAACCCTGAAGAAGGTCTTGGTAAAGAGTTCATGTCGGGTATGCATGCGGTAGGTCATATTTTTATCCCGGCAGCAGGTATTATGGCGTCCATTCCATATTTGACGTGGTTTATTAGTAAATTTATAGGTCCTCTATTCGATGCGATTGGTGCGGATCCTGCAATTGCAGCGACAACAATCCTTGCATCAGATATGGGAGGCTACCAGTTAGCGAACGCCTTGAAAACATCTTATGAAGGCTGGGTCATGGCAATGATTGTTGGATACATGGCGGGGGCGACAATTGTATTCTCGATTCCTATGGGACTGGCAATGCTAGACAAAAGAGATCATAAATATATGGCACTGGGCGTGATGTCCGGCGTGTTAACGATTCCGATTGGTGCATTTATCGCTTCCGTATTGGTTGTATTATTTAACACGGAAATTCGAGATGTCATCAGTACAACATCAGAATCTACGTATGAATTTGTCATTAGTTATGGGCAAATTCTCATTAACCTATTACCTCTGCTCATTTTTGTAGTCGTTATTGCGGCAGGCTTAAAATTCTTCCCAAGAGGTATGATTGCCGGATTTATGTTGTTTGGTCGTATAATGGACGCAGCGATTAAACTCGTACTAGTATTTTCTATTGTTGAAATTTTTACAGGTGTATTCACGACTGTATTTGGTGCATGGGGCTTCGATCCAATTATGGCAGATGAGGCGGATCAGTTCCGCGCACTGGAAACGGCAGGTTATATTGGAATTATGCTAGCAGGTGCGTTTCCGATGGTATACTTGCTACGTAAGTATGCAGCTAAACCGTTGGAAGCGGGAGGTCGCAAGCTTGGACTTTCTTCAGTAGGTAGTGCGGGGATTTTAGCAACGATGGCCAATATTTTGGCGATGTTCTCATTGGTCAGATATATGAGACCTAAAGATAAAGTGATTAATATTGCTTTTGCTGTCTGTGCAGCCTTTTTGCTAGGTGACCATTTATCATTTACAGCTAATTTCCAACCGAATATTATTTTACCGGTTATTATCGGTAAATTGGCTGCGGGTATTTGTGCGATAGGAATTGCGTACTGGTTATCTGTTCCAACAGCTCTTAAACTAGAGGAGAAAGACCGCGCTGAAGGTGTCATTCGACCAGGAGAATACCTAGGAGATGACAATGCCGAGGAAATACTTAAAGCTCAGTCGTAA
- a CDS encoding ethanolamine ammonia-lyase reactivating factor EutA, with protein MNNFRRKQETMISAGIDIGTSTTKLIISRFSLTNVAGTSHVPRIEIVDKEILYKSPIFRTPLTDPFTINVAEVEKIVRSEYEQAGIEASQIETGAVIITGETATKRNASEMLHYLSGEVGDFLVATAGPDLEGIIAAKGSGAYDYSGQSGKVIANIDIGGGTANIAVYKDKVLLGTCTMHIGGRLIEYKEQKIRSISRPVQQLLADNNRSLQIGDSTGAAGIEFVTDFMAESLGRVLKNELQEEDSVLLLGHRPNWTEEIEVLVFSGGISECMYSHESIGGQLAKYDDIGVQLAQALQRNEILQSFLWMEPVETVRATVLGAGTQTTEISGATIQVAPHELPLKNLPVYNYAFQSDLQKGLENFEIAIKHAIDMFDASKEGQNFALYISELPYMGFRDIQQLAAAVIQVMEQRPDPNQPIVLVLQSDHAKVVGQTLMAMNVRQSVICIDQISVEQGDYIDIGRSLESGVVPVVVKTLTFHSS; from the coding sequence GTGAACAATTTCAGGCGAAAGCAAGAGACGATGATTAGTGCTGGGATTGACATTGGCACAAGCACAACGAAGTTAATCATTAGCCGATTTTCGTTAACGAATGTAGCAGGTACGTCGCATGTTCCTAGAATTGAAATTGTGGATAAAGAAATTTTATATAAAAGTCCTATTTTTAGAACGCCGCTGACGGATCCTTTTACAATCAATGTGGCAGAAGTCGAAAAAATCGTTCGTTCTGAATATGAGCAAGCCGGTATTGAAGCTTCTCAAATTGAGACGGGCGCAGTCATTATTACAGGAGAAACGGCGACGAAGCGTAATGCCAGTGAGATGCTCCATTATTTATCGGGTGAGGTTGGCGATTTCTTAGTCGCTACGGCTGGACCAGATTTAGAAGGAATTATCGCGGCTAAAGGTTCTGGTGCCTATGACTATTCGGGTCAAAGTGGAAAAGTGATTGCCAATATTGATATCGGTGGAGGAACGGCTAACATTGCGGTCTATAAAGATAAGGTTCTTCTGGGTACATGTACGATGCATATCGGAGGACGACTCATTGAGTATAAAGAGCAAAAAATTCGTTCGATTTCTCGACCAGTTCAACAGCTCTTAGCTGACAATAATCGTTCCTTGCAAATTGGTGATTCTACGGGTGCGGCCGGTATAGAGTTTGTAACCGATTTCATGGCCGAGTCGCTCGGTAGAGTATTAAAAAATGAATTGCAAGAAGAGGATTCGGTTTTATTGCTTGGACATCGCCCTAACTGGACAGAGGAAATTGAAGTGCTTGTTTTCTCAGGTGGTATTTCTGAATGTATGTATAGTCACGAATCAATCGGTGGGCAACTAGCTAAGTATGATGATATAGGCGTGCAATTAGCACAGGCTCTACAAAGAAATGAAATATTGCAAAGCTTTTTGTGGATGGAGCCAGTTGAAACAGTGCGGGCAACTGTACTTGGCGCAGGTACACAAACAACGGAAATTAGTGGAGCTACGATTCAAGTGGCGCCTCATGAATTACCGTTAAAAAACCTACCTGTTTACAATTATGCCTTTCAGTCAGATCTTCAAAAAGGATTGGAAAACTTTGAGATTGCTATCAAACATGCGATTGACATGTTTGATGCATCGAAGGAAGGGCAAAACTTCGCTCTCTATATTTCAGAGCTGCCCTATATGGGATTCCGAGATATTCAACAGCTAGCAGCAGCCGTCATTCAAGTGATGGAACAGCGCCCTGACCCAAATCAGCCGATTGTATTGGTGCTGCAATCAGACCATGCAAAAGTAGTTGGTCAGACGCTGATGGCTATGAATGTGAGGCAAAGCGTCATTTGTATCGATCAAATCTCTGTTGAACAAGGTGATTATATCGATATTGGGAGATCCCTTGAATCAGGCGTTGTCCCAGTAGTCGTTAAAACATTAACATTTCACTCGTCGTGA
- a CDS encoding ethanolamine ammonia-lyase subunit EutB — protein MNLKTVLGGVSYTFADLKEVMAKANEEKSGDRLAGVAAETVQERIAAKTVLSDILLSEIRNNPLIPIENDEVSQIIEGDINERIYAEIKNWSVAELREYILSHEVGDRELKRISRGLTSEMIAAVAKLMSNLDLVHAANKVEILTTCNITIGHKGTIASRLQPNHPTDNVDGMIASLKEGLSYGVGDAVIGINPVDDSVESVKRLLHATKDFMNEWEIPAQNCVLAHVTTQMKAIQQGAPADMIFQSIAGTEVANRSFGISAELIAEAKDLALKQGTGSGPQVMYFETGQGSELSAEAHFGIDQLTLESRNYGFARHYDPFIVNTVVGFIGPEYLYDSKQVIRAGLEDHFMGKMHGLPMGVDICYTNHIKADQNDIEDLGVLLSAAGVNFIISAPMGDDVMLNYQSMSYHDIATLLQTFGKTPSPEYLKWLEKMGIYENGRLSARAGDATLFTR, from the coding sequence GTGAATTTAAAAACAGTTTTAGGCGGAGTAAGCTATACATTCGCTGATCTGAAAGAAGTAATGGCAAAAGCAAATGAGGAAAAATCAGGAGACCGCCTAGCGGGTGTCGCGGCAGAAACCGTACAAGAACGAATTGCGGCAAAAACGGTCCTCAGCGACATTTTACTCAGTGAAATTCGTAACAACCCGTTAATTCCAATTGAAAACGATGAAGTTTCTCAGATTATTGAGGGAGACATAAACGAAAGAATTTATGCTGAAATCAAGAATTGGAGTGTCGCTGAATTACGGGAATACATTTTAAGTCATGAAGTCGGTGACCGTGAGCTCAAACGCATTAGTAGGGGATTGACCTCCGAAATGATCGCGGCAGTTGCAAAGCTAATGTCGAACTTGGATTTAGTGCATGCTGCAAACAAAGTAGAAATTTTAACGACCTGTAATATTACGATTGGTCATAAGGGAACTATTGCATCACGTCTGCAACCCAATCATCCAACGGATAACGTAGATGGAATGATTGCTTCACTGAAGGAGGGGTTGTCATACGGTGTCGGCGATGCAGTTATTGGCATCAACCCGGTTGATGATTCAGTTGAAAGTGTCAAACGTCTATTGCATGCCACAAAGGATTTCATGAACGAATGGGAAATTCCAGCGCAAAACTGTGTGTTGGCGCATGTGACGACACAGATGAAGGCGATTCAACAAGGAGCCCCTGCAGATATGATTTTCCAAAGTATTGCAGGAACCGAAGTTGCGAATCGCTCGTTCGGGATATCTGCTGAATTGATTGCGGAAGCAAAAGACCTTGCGTTGAAGCAAGGAACGGGATCCGGTCCGCAAGTGATGTATTTTGAGACGGGGCAAGGTTCGGAATTGTCCGCGGAAGCACATTTTGGAATTGACCAATTGACGTTAGAGTCTCGTAACTATGGTTTCGCAAGACATTATGATCCATTTATTGTGAACACGGTTGTTGGTTTTATTGGTCCAGAGTATTTGTATGACAGTAAACAAGTGATTCGCGCAGGACTCGAAGATCATTTTATGGGTAAAATGCACGGTCTTCCGATGGGTGTCGATATTTGTTATACAAACCACATTAAAGCGGATCAAAATGACATTGAGGATTTAGGGGTTTTATTATCAGCGGCGGGTGTGAACTTCATTATCTCGGCTCCAATGGGGGATGATGTGATGCTGAATTACCAGTCGATGAGCTACCACGATATCGCGACGCTTTTACAGACGTTTGGTAAAACACCATCACCCGAATATCTCAAATGGCTTGAAAAAATGGGGATTTACGAAAATGGTCGTCTAAGCGCTCGCGCTGGAGACGCTACTCTATTTACACGTTAG
- a CDS encoding sensor histidine kinase yields the protein MKLKSKIHLYSTLLMLVILIITNIGIYILFEKMAHDTEYNQLLIRSKEVTTSLSKMAGEMDAGTLVRAHLPPNGAIRVVDDKGKSKVTTESELGLGKEHFDTQPKERYTIGDFNGTQTMFIRVPIIWTDGEVVQLEMVQVLEDLKNNLGLLQLVLIGMTIVTMIPITLSSAALGRIVTQPVEKLISTMVASQQSGTYEKIQVSVGGKDELAQMVRTFNDMMEQLEQNYNKQEQFVSNASHELKTPLTVIESYARLLTRQGFDNHAVALEAVEAIRSETGRMKEMIAQMLELAKSNEHLTFEFAEIDLQILVEKTIQPMRQAYARDFIVEGNQSILLITDANRLKQLLFILLDNARKYSDKEIKIAVQEQEEMIAISIMDYGNGISEQHLPHIFDRFYRVDQDRNRKTGGTGLGLAIAKEIAVGLGAELKIESIVGMGTTIRILIPKERILIGF from the coding sequence ATGAAGCTTAAGTCGAAGATCCATTTGTATTCAACACTTCTTATGCTTGTTATTCTTATTATAACGAATATCGGTATTTATATTTTATTTGAAAAGATGGCGCATGATACAGAGTATAACCAATTGCTGATTCGCTCCAAGGAAGTGACAACTTCGCTGAGTAAAATGGCGGGGGAAATGGACGCCGGAACGCTTGTAAGGGCCCATCTTCCACCAAATGGAGCGATTCGAGTTGTTGATGATAAGGGCAAGTCGAAGGTTACGACGGAATCCGAGCTTGGATTGGGAAAAGAGCATTTTGACACACAACCAAAAGAGCGTTATACAATCGGTGATTTTAATGGAACGCAGACCATGTTCATCCGTGTGCCTATTATATGGACGGATGGGGAAGTTGTACAGCTGGAGATGGTACAGGTTTTAGAGGACTTGAAAAATAATCTGGGCTTGCTTCAGCTGGTGCTCATTGGAATGACGATTGTCACCATGATTCCTATCACGCTATCTAGCGCGGCGCTTGGGCGTATAGTGACGCAGCCTGTTGAAAAGCTGATTTCGACGATGGTAGCCAGTCAGCAGTCAGGTACTTATGAAAAAATCCAAGTATCCGTTGGTGGAAAAGACGAGCTGGCACAAATGGTCCGAACGTTTAATGACATGATGGAGCAGCTGGAACAGAATTACAACAAGCAAGAACAGTTTGTGTCCAATGCCTCCCATGAATTAAAAACACCTCTTACGGTTATTGAAAGCTACGCACGCTTACTTACACGCCAAGGTTTTGACAATCATGCAGTTGCATTAGAGGCTGTTGAAGCTATTCGAAGTGAAACAGGTCGCATGAAAGAAATGATTGCACAAATGCTAGAGCTGGCCAAGAGTAACGAGCATCTGACGTTTGAATTTGCTGAGATTGATCTTCAGATATTGGTGGAGAAAACGATTCAGCCGATGAGACAAGCATATGCGAGAGATTTTATAGTAGAAGGAAATCAGTCGATACTGCTCATAACGGATGCCAATCGACTCAAGCAGTTGTTATTTATCCTGCTAGATAATGCACGTAAGTACAGTGACAAGGAAATTAAAATAGCCGTTCAAGAACAGGAGGAAATGATTGCGATTTCTATAATGGATTATGGCAACGGAATTTCCGAACAGCATTTGCCGCATATTTTTGACCGTTTTTATCGTGTTGACCAGGACCGTAATCGCAAAACAGGTGGAACGGGATTGGGACTTGCGATTGCCAAGGAAATTGCAGTGGGGCTCGGGGCGGAGTTGAAAATTGAAAGCATTGTAGGGATGGGGACGACCATTCGTATTTTGATTCCAAAAGAACGGATTCTCATCGGTTTTTAA
- the eutS gene encoding ethanolamine utilization microcompartment protein EutS: protein MSEEKKRFIQEFVPGKQITLSHLIANPDPDMFQKLGIQEAGALGIMTCTPSETVIIAGDLATKSASVKIGFLDRFTGSLVIVGSVSEVDVAMNEINKFLSERLGYTPAFITKS, encoded by the coding sequence ATGAGTGAAGAGAAAAAAAGATTTATCCAGGAATTTGTACCAGGTAAACAAATAACATTAAGTCATTTAATCGCTAATCCAGATCCTGATATGTTCCAGAAGCTAGGGATTCAAGAAGCAGGTGCTTTAGGCATAATGACTTGTACGCCGAGTGAAACGGTTATTATCGCAGGGGATTTAGCTACAAAATCAGCGAGTGTTAAGATTGGTTTCCTGGATCGTTTTACAGGAAGTCTCGTCATTGTGGGTAGTGTTTCCGAGGTGGACGTGGCAATGAATGAAATTAATAAATTTCTTTCTGAAAGACTTGGATATACGCCAGCATTCATCACAAAGTCATAA
- a CDS encoding PepSY domain-containing protein has protein sequence MNKWMIIPALAGAVVLGGAALANGLGTSEAHAAESFLSLKEAKALAVQKVGGTVTEIELEKTKTGFIYEVEVKSNGVEYDLDIDAQTGKVVIEKQQAKQVAQAELPRVAGTKLLTKDEVIAIALKHEKGTVTEVELDDDDGRKHYEIEIKNGTFEYDFEIDAITGKVLKFEKDRDDDDDQDDD, from the coding sequence ATGAATAAATGGATGATCATTCCTGCACTGGCAGGAGCAGTTGTACTGGGCGGAGCAGCATTGGCAAACGGTTTAGGAACGAGTGAGGCACATGCAGCAGAAAGTTTTCTTTCTTTAAAAGAAGCAAAGGCACTGGCTGTTCAAAAAGTCGGTGGAACAGTGACAGAAATTGAGCTTGAAAAAACTAAAACAGGTTTTATCTATGAAGTTGAAGTGAAATCTAACGGAGTAGAATATGATCTTGACATTGATGCACAAACAGGAAAAGTAGTGATTGAGAAACAACAAGCTAAGCAAGTCGCCCAAGCAGAACTACCACGAGTAGCAGGCACGAAGCTTTTAACAAAAGACGAAGTAATTGCGATTGCATTGAAACACGAAAAAGGTACAGTGACGGAAGTAGAACTTGACGACGACGATGGTCGCAAGCATTATGAAATCGAAATTAAAAACGGCACTTTCGAATATGACTTTGAAATTGATGCGATTACTGGAAAAGTGTTGAAATTTGAAAAAGACCGTGATGATGACGATGATCAAGATGATGATTAA